The genomic interval CTGCGCGCCCACTCGTGGCCCGGCAACGTGCGCCAGCTCCGCAACGTGGTGGAGCGCGCCGTCCTGCTGGCCGACGGGGAGACGCTGCGCGAGGACCACCTTCCCCCGGCGCTGCGGGCCGCGGCGGCCGACAGCGGGCGCTTCCTTCCCCTGCGCGAGCTGGAGCGGCAGCACATCCGCAGGGCGCTGGAGGTGACGGGCGGCAACCTGCGCGACACCGCACACATATTGGGCATCCACCGCAACACGCTCCGCCAGAAGCTCCGCGACATCGCCGAAGCGCCCTGAACGGAAACGCTCTTCACATCCCCGCGGCACTTACGCGCACGCTGACCGCCCCATCCGCTTCGGCAGATGGGGTTTTTCGTATCAGTTAGGACGTCGACCCCGAGAATATGGCGCCATGGTGTCGTTCAATGGACAGTGGATGCGTATTACCCTTCGTCCGGACGGCTGTCCAGGCCGTCTCGAATACAGAAGATGTGCTCGACCGAAGCGTGAATGCACAGCTTCTGTGCACGCCGGCGCCGCGCCGGGAACGTCTGGATTCGGGATGTGCTTGCAGAACATTAAGTTGTCGTTAAAGGGTAAGGCAGGAACAGGCGTTGCCTTGGGTGAGTGAGGACGCCCCGCGCTCGCGGGACGGCTCCGGGGATCTCACCTCCTCACCCCAAGGTCACCATGCCCCAACCTCCCCTCCCCGTCCCGCGCGCGCGCGGCGGCAGGCGCCTGGCAATGGCGCTGCTGCTGGGCGCGTTCGGGGCAGCACCCCTGCACGCGCAGTGCACCACGACCAGGGTGGCCCAGGTGGCCGCGCTGGAGCAGTTCGTGTGGTACAACCGCCTGGGCGCCAACGCTCCGGACGCGCTGATGTTCGCCCTGGAGCAGGACGTCCAGTCCAGCACGGGCGGCGCGGCCGTGGCGGGCAACGCGCAGCTCCGTCCGGGCAAGCGTCCGCGCCCGCTGGTGCTGCGCGTGAACGCGGGCCAGTGCCTCCAGATCACCCTTCGCAACCTGCTGTCGCCGGTGAGCGGCTCGCACCCCGACACGACGCGCGCGGTGTCGATCCACGTCAACGGCATGCAACTCAAGCGCACCATCGCCGACGACGGCTCGGCGGTGCAGGCCAACGCCAGCAGCCTGGTGGAGCCGGGCTCCTCGCGCACCTACATCCTGTTCGCCGAGAAGGAGGGCACGTTCCTCCTCTACTCCACGGCGCAGATGACGGGCGGCGAGGGCGACGGCGGGCAGATCGACCGCGGCCTGTTCGGGGCGGTCAACGTGGAGCCCGCCGGCGCCGAGTACTACCGCAGCCAGGTCACGAACGAGGACATGCGCCTGGCCAGCCTGGACGGCGCGGGCGTGCCGCAGTTCGCGAGCGGCTACCCCAAGATCAGCTACACGGCGGTGTACCCGGCGGGCAACCCGCTGGCCGGCCGGCCGATCCTGTCGATGCTCAAGGGCGACACGATCGTGCACTCCGACATCTCGGCGATCATCACCGGCCCCAACCGGGGCAACTTCGCCGACTCGGTGTACGCGAACGCGCACGTGCCCGTGTATCCCGACCGGGTGCGGCCCTTCCGCGAGCACACCGTCATCTTCCACGACGAGGTGGGGCTGGTGCAGGCGTTCGACTCCATCTACCGGAGCGACCGCTTCCGCTACACCCTGCAGGGCGGGCGCGACGCCTTCGCCATCAACTACGGCACCGGCGGCATCGGGTCGGAGATCCTGGCGAACCGCTTCGGGCTGGGGCCCATGGCTCGCTGCAACGACTGCAAGTTCGAGGAGTTCTTCCTCAGCTCGTGGGCGGTGGGCGACCCGGCCATGGTGGTGAACGTGCCCTCGGCGGCCAGCTTCAGCCCGTCGAACCCGCCGGTGAACCCCGCCCCGGCCACCAAGGCGCTCTATCCCGACGACCCGTCGAACGTGTTCCACAGCTACATCGACGACCACGTCAAGATCCGCAACCTGCACGCGGGCCCCAAGGAGCACCACATCTTCCACCTGCACGCCCACCAGTGGCTGAACACGCCCAACGACAGCCTGTCGAACTACAAGGACAGCCAGGCGATCGGACCGGGCAACGGGTTCACCTACGAGATCACCTACGGCGGCAGCGGAAACCGCAACGACACGCCGGGCGACGCCATCTTCCACTGCCACTTCTATCCCCACTTCGCGCAGGGGATGTGGGGCCTCTGGCGCAACCACGACGTGTTCGAGGGCGGCACGGTGCTGAACCCGACCAACGGCAAGCCCGTGGCCGGCGCCCGCGCCCTGCCGGACGCCGAGATCGTGGCGGGCACGCCCATCCCCGCGGTGGTGCCCATGCCCACCTACGCCCTGGCGCCGCTGCCCACCGACAGCATGCCGGGCTACCCCTTCTACATCCCCGGCGTGGCGGGCCACCGGCCCCCGCAGCCGCCCATGGACCTGGCGTTCGACGGCGGCCTGCCGCGGCACGTGGTCACCGGCGGCGTGGCGGTCTTCCCGGCGCTCAACACCCGTGACTTCAGCAAGCGCGACTCGCTGCTCACGGTGACCTTCCTGCCCGACTCGGGCACGGTGAAGGAGCGCGCGGCCATGCGCTTCCACTCGCAGCTCGGGTACACCACGCCCATCGCCAACGCGTGGACCACGACGGGCCTGTTCGAGACGAACGGCCTGCCGCCGGCGCCGGGCGCGCCCTACGCCGACCCCTGCGGCCTGCGCGGGGTGCGGATGGGCGACTCGCTCGACTACAAGGCGGCCGGCTTCCAGCTCACGGCGTACTACAACAAGGCGCGCTGGAGCTACAGCCAGCACCGCATGTTCGGCCTGTGGGCCGACGTGCCCGCCTTCATCGCCGGCACCAAGGCGCCCGAGCCGCTCTTCTTCCGGGCGCACAACAACAGCTGCCTCACCTACCACCTGGTGAACCTGATCCCGGCCGAGTACAACGTCGACGACTTCCAGGTGCAGACGCCCACCGACATCATCGGGCAGCACATCCACCTGGTGAAGTTCGACGTGACCTCGTCGGACGGCGCCGCCAACGGCTGGAACTACGAGGACGGCGCGCTCGCCCCCGACGCGGTGCGGGCCTCCATCACCGCCATCCGGCGCGCGAACGGGTGCGTGGGCCTCAACTCGGGCGACCCGCGCGACGGAACCGAGACGTGCCCCAAGGCCAGGTTCCACCCCAACTTCACCACCAACGCGGCGTGGAAGGGGGCGCAGGAGAACCTGCAGAGGTGGTGGGTCGACCCCGTCCCGCGCGGAGGCGTGGCGACGTCGGCGCTGCCCACGATCTTCACGCACGACCACTTCGGCCCCTCGTCGCACCAGCAGACCGGCCTGTACGCGGGCCTGCTCCCCGAGGACTCGGGGACGGTGTGGCGGGACCCGGAGACGGGCGCCAACCTGGGCGGCCGCACCGACGGCGGGCCCACGAGCTGGCGCGCCGACATCCTGTACGCGAACAAGCCGCAGATGAGCTACCGCGAGTTCGGCATCCAGATCGCCGACTACACCTTCGCGTACGGCAAGGAGGGCCTGGCGGCGGTCGGCACGGCGGCCTCGCCCATCAACCCGCCCGGCCGTGACGACGTGGGGCTCCCGTACCTGCTGCGTCCGCCGCGGGCGGCCAACAAGTGCCCCAACGACAGCCTGCCGCCGTGCCCCGAGATCGTCTCGTCGGCCGACCCGGGCACCATGGTGATCAACTACCGCAACGAGCCGCTGGCGCTGCGGGTGCGCGACCCCGCCGGCAACTCGCAGCCGGCCGACAGCACCGGCGACCTGTCGCTGGCGTACTCCAGCAAGGTGGTGCACCGCGACGTGCGGCTGGACTCGCTGGGCCCGTACGCGGCGCGTCCGGGCGTGCTGAACCGCGACCCGTTCACCCCCATGATGCGGACCTACGAGGACGACCGCATCCTCATCCGCCTGCTGGTGGGGGCGCACGAGGAAGGTCACAACTGGGGCATCAGCGGCACGCGCTGGCTCTTCGAGCGGCTGGCGCCCAACTCGGGCTTCCGGTCCAGCCAGATGGCGGGCATCAGCGAGTGGGAGGAGTTCTCGCTGAACCCCCTGATGGCGAACCGCCGCGACACCATCGCCGACTTCATGTACCGGGGCGGCAGTTCGGTGGACGACCAGTGGAACGGC from Longimicrobiaceae bacterium carries:
- a CDS encoding multicopper oxidase domain-containing protein; this translates as MPQPPLPVPRARGGRRLAMALLLGAFGAAPLHAQCTTTRVAQVAALEQFVWYNRLGANAPDALMFALEQDVQSSTGGAAVAGNAQLRPGKRPRPLVLRVNAGQCLQITLRNLLSPVSGSHPDTTRAVSIHVNGMQLKRTIADDGSAVQANASSLVEPGSSRTYILFAEKEGTFLLYSTAQMTGGEGDGGQIDRGLFGAVNVEPAGAEYYRSQVTNEDMRLASLDGAGVPQFASGYPKISYTAVYPAGNPLAGRPILSMLKGDTIVHSDISAIITGPNRGNFADSVYANAHVPVYPDRVRPFREHTVIFHDEVGLVQAFDSIYRSDRFRYTLQGGRDAFAINYGTGGIGSEILANRFGLGPMARCNDCKFEEFFLSSWAVGDPAMVVNVPSAASFSPSNPPVNPAPATKALYPDDPSNVFHSYIDDHVKIRNLHAGPKEHHIFHLHAHQWLNTPNDSLSNYKDSQAIGPGNGFTYEITYGGSGNRNDTPGDAIFHCHFYPHFAQGMWGLWRNHDVFEGGTVLNPTNGKPVAGARALPDAEIVAGTPIPAVVPMPTYALAPLPTDSMPGYPFYIPGVAGHRPPQPPMDLAFDGGLPRHVVTGGVAVFPALNTRDFSKRDSLLTVTFLPDSGTVKERAAMRFHSQLGYTTPIANAWTTTGLFETNGLPPAPGAPYADPCGLRGVRMGDSLDYKAAGFQLTAYYNKARWSYSQHRMFGLWADVPAFIAGTKAPEPLFFRAHNNSCLTYHLVNLIPAEYNVDDFQVQTPTDIIGQHIHLVKFDVTSSDGAANGWNYEDGALAPDAVRASITAIRRANGCVGLNSGDPRDGTETCPKARFHPNFTTNAAWKGAQENLQRWWVDPVPRGGVATSALPTIFTHDHFGPSSHQQTGLYAGLLPEDSGTVWRDPETGANLGGRTDGGPTSWRADILYANKPQMSYREFGIQIADYTFAYGKEGLAAVGTAASPINPPGRDDVGLPYLLRPPRAANKCPNDSLPPCPEIVSSADPGTMVINYRNEPLALRVRDPAGNSQPADSTGDLSLAYSSKVVHRDVRLDSLGPYAARPGVLNRDPFTPMMRTYEDDRILIRLLVGAHEEGHNWGISGTRWLFERLAPNSGFRSSQMAGISEWEEFSLNPLMANRRDTIADFMYRGGSSVDDQWNGQWGVIRAYRKPQANLFRLDTGRPVSSSRDAAVKDSAAGRFAMVEGASSFAAAKTFPDPNDTTTWGGDIATLEASNPTVTPAQRSALDAGTATPSDSVQAGYGTASGDGLDMDLFEYDPDAGQETVATSDAAATSKSASFHLQQDATATSSMRAEAAAAPDGGATSTTTVYKSSPGALDVGFYGVCPRLSHPRVFEISAIPAALLPRNRLTYNTRTTNGGPLYDPTAVVYVFDADLVKGGLKRNPEPLVLRANAGDCIMVRLRNRLPSVLPDSAGYNTLPMIVDKFNANQVNPSARVGLHAQLVSLDVQRSDGSAVGVNDNTTVLPGRWRWYQWYAGTVYPLANGHVRATPAEFGAINLTSSDRVKHSNKGAIAGLIVEPPKTHWTVNPNNRDEAVILRNSDNGVAFREGVTFFQNDVNLRFGSAVTLPAVNCASVLDVDNAGQCAGSTGIVSHTFAAGSAVPNLAGEDDAEDSGQKGLNYRTEPLWFRKGFAPDADLGYTANLNFRTVLQGDSAQTPIFTATAGDSLRLRVLEPGGHSRNSVFVLHGHVWEQEPYADSSRTIAHNPYSEWKGARDGHGPGDHFEVIPRNRAGGKYHVAGDYLFRDMASFTFDGGIWGILRVLPSTTKAGTTPASEPAPATIDQPSSACTIDPNTGETVCN